In Kordiimonas sp. SCSIO 12610, the sequence CAATGATGTGGGCGATCATTATCGATCCCATGTATTTGCACAAAATGGCGATCAGGAAGTTGCGGCATACAAGGCCCGTGACCGTGCGGTAGAGATTTGGGATGATCCGATTGTTACCAAAATCAGCATTGAAACAGTATTCTGGGACGCTGAAGATTATCACAATGATTATTTCGCCCAAAACCCCGAACAGGCATATTGTGCAATGGTTGTGGCACCAAAGGTTCGCAAAGCCCGCGCGTCATTCGCATCCTTGATGGAATAATCCTTTATCAGACAGAAGTTTAAGTAGGAGGTGGAGTACTGCTATTTTAGCAAAGCCTCAACCTCAGGGATAAGGGCGCTGTCCCCAACCGCGAGCAGGTGACCGCTTGCGCCAGGTCGGTCGCTTTGCCAGTTGGTAACGGCACCGCCTGCACCTCTGATCACCGGGATCAGGGCCATCATATCATAGGATTCGAGTCCGTTTTCAATCACAAGGTCCATGTGGCCGCTGGCGACAATCGCATAGGCATAGCAATCAAGGCCGTATCTGACGAGTTTTGAACCATTAAGCACTCTGTTAAATGCCTCGCGCTCTGTACCTTTAAAGAGGTCAGGGTCTGTTGTTGAGATTGTGGCGTCTGCGAGCGTTGGGCATTGTCTTGTCTCAAGCTTGTCGCCGTTTAAGGTTGCGCTTCCAGGCATGCCTACATAGCGCTCTTTCAGGTAAGGCTGGTCAATAACCCCGATGATCGGTTCCCCCTTATAAAGAAGCGCGATCAAAGTTCCCCATGTTGGCAAGCCAGAGATAAAGGCCCGGGTGCCATCAATGGGATCTAGAACCCATGTAAAATCACTATCGCCGTCTTTGATGCCGTATTCTTCACCGATGATGGCATGATCTGGATAGTGGGTGTCGATGAGGGCTCGAATAGCGGCCTCCGCCCCTCGGTCCCCTTCGGTAACGGGATCGAAAACACCGTTCTTAACCTTGTCGTCAATACTGATTTTCTGGCGGAAATATTTCAGGGTAACACTTGCAGCTGCATCAGACAGGCGCTCTACAAAATCCCTCAGTTCATCAATGGTTTTTTGTTCTGGAAGGTCGATCTTGTCGCTTGGCATAGGGCACCCGTATCGTTGGTCAGTTTTAACAAGGATTATCTTGCAAATGCGCGCTCCTTAGAGCACAAATTGTGCCTCAAATGCAATGGCTGAAATGGTAATCGTAAGAACGTGATATGATTGAAACAGATTTCTTGATCATCGGTGGTGGGATCGCAGGCGCGGGATTGGCATATTTCCTCGCGGGCCATGGCTCAACCATGATCATAGAAATGGAAGACCAGCCTGGATACCATACAACAGGGCGTTCAGCGGCATTTCTTGCTGAAACCTATGGCGGGCCCAAAATCCAGCCATTGACGACGGGATCAAAGCCCTTTTTCACAGCGCCGCCTGAAGGATTTATCGAAGCCCCGCTTTTGACGGCTTTGGGTGCCGTTCATATTTTTACTGAGGAGCAACGTGAACGCGCAGAAAAAATGGCGGCAGAGCTTCAGCAAGCACTACCTGGTGTGAAACTCCTGACGAAGTCAGAGGTGGTGGCACGCGCCCCTTATCTGTCGCACTATGATTTTGTGGGTGGCATTGATGATCCAGACTGTGGCAGTTTGGATGTGGCGGCGCTTCATCAGGGGTATTTGCGCGGTGCTAAACACGTGGGGGCAACCATTATGGTGAACGCCGGATTAGAGGGCGCCGTTTTTGAAAATGGGCGATGGCGGGTCAAAATACGCCACGGTGAGGTTTTTGCGAAAACACTGATTAATGCATCAGGTGCATGGGCTGATGAAGTGGCTGTGCGGGCGGGTGTGAAACCGATTGGAATGCAGCCATTGCAGCGCACGATTGTAACCGTTGAGAACCCTGAGGGCCTGCCTTTTGATCCTACAAGTTCCATGATAATTGACGCTGACGAGCGATTTTATTTCAAGCCTGAGGGGACGGGTTATATCCTGTCGCCCGCGGATGAAAAGCCTGTACAGCCAAGCGATGCACAGCCCGATATAGAAGATGTTGCCCTTGCGGTTCATTATTTTGAGGAGGCCACTGGGGTTCGCGTAAAATCGATTGAGGCCAAATGGGCGGGGCTGCGTACATTCGCACCGGATCGTGCGCCAGTGATAGGCTATGATGCCAATACACCCGGATTTTTCTGGAATGTAGGGCAGGGTGGATATGGCATTCAAACGTCCCCCGCATGGTCGCGGGTGGCGGCGAGTTTGGTCCTTAATAAGGGAATGCCGGATGATCTTGTTCAATTGGGCTGTAACGCTGAAAATTACAGCCCGGCACGGTTTTCTTAAAGCTGTTATAAAGGGCGTATAGCGTTGGCTATCCCTTTTTCTCTTTCACTTTACCGAGCACAAACATAAGGATTATTGCGCCAATCGTTGCTGAGATAATATCGGCAATTGTGCCATTAATTCCAAGCCCGATAAGGCCAAACAAAAATCGGCCAATAAAGCCGCCAACAATACCAATTATAATGTTACCAATAATGCCAAATCCTTCACCAAAAAGGATTTTACCAGCAAGAAAGCCTGCAATAGCTCCAATAATGATTGCTGCAATCATAAGTTCCCTCCATCTTTTCCCCCATGGTGTGCCTTGATCAGAACGAATCGTGCACTGATCAGACTATAGCGGAGTTCTGCTCAAAAAGGGAATCCTGAGTTGTTGAGCTGTTTTATTGGCAGAAGATACAGATGAAAACATATGGTCAGTATATTTACCGCCAGATAATCACCGACAGACAATCACCGACAGATGCACACCAGCAGCTACTTACCGCCAGCGAAGGTCACGCCTTAGTTCTTCATTCCGGTACTGGCTAAGTGAATACACGGCCCAAAGTGCAGCAATCGGCCAACCGATAATCGTCATCCATAAAATGGCGCAGAAAATGCCTTGAAAAGGTCGGTAAATGGTGAAGAATACCAAAGGTGGTATCAATAGAGCCAGCAATAGGCGCATTCTATCCTCCGTAATGTCGCTGTGTCATAAATTGCCGATTTTCGGCTTATTGCTGCATTATTTTGCAATCTTTATCTAAATTACGTGTGGATTATTCCGGTCAATTTCAAGACTGTTGGATTATTTTTATCTAAAGTTTATTGATTTTAACTGCTGGTAAAGAATTGGAGTGCTAATTCCCAAGATATAAAAATAAAACAAATGCCGCAGAAGGGCATTCTAGGGAAGGTTTTTAGTAGTGATTCTGTTTCTTCGAAATTTTAAGGTGTCGCAGCGTGTCTGGGCGCTGACCGTATTGGCAATTGCAGGCGTAATCATTGCCAGTTTTTTTCATAATTTAATTATTACGGGCGTTATCATCACGATGATGGTCCTGTTTGCCTATTTTATTACCGAGTCTGTCATGAAGCCCCTTCGGCGTTTGCAGGGTGAATTAAGTATCATTGCGGAAGGAAATTTTTCCAAGGCGGTTTCTGATCTTGATCATGCCGATGGTATCGCGGCAATGGCCCGGTCTGTTGAAAATCTTCGAACCAATGCGGAAAAAAATGCGTCGCTGCAACAGGAAGCCGAAGACGCAAGGCTGGCGCAGTTGACCCAGGAAAAAGAAATCAGGGAACAAAAACTCGCCGAGGAAGAAGCGCAGCGTCAAATGGACAAACAGCGCGCTGAAGATGCAGCTCTTGAGCGTCAAAATTTCCAAAATGAATTGGCAAACAGCTTCGAAGGTGAAATCTCTGGTGTGATCCAAACGCTTTCTGGCGCAGTTGCCGAACTTCAGATGGCGTCCGAGACCATGAGTGATGCCGTTGAGCAGACAGGCCTCGAAGTGGTGTCAGCGGCGTCCGCCACTGACCAAACCGGTAGCAATATGATTGCCGTGACGGAGGCCACTGAGGGGTTAACGGGTGCAATCGGTGAAATCAGAACACAGGTTGAGCAGGCGAATAGCATCACAACAAATGCACTCACAACAGCAAATGATGCGAAAGACCGTGTGAATTCGCTGGAAAATGCATCGAACCGGATTGCTGAAGTCGTACATTTGATTAATGATATTGCCGAGCAAACAAACTTGCTTGCACTTAATGCAACGATTGAGGCCGCACGCGCGGGCGAAGCAGGGAAGGGGTTTGCCGTTGTGGCATCCGAGGTGAAAAGCCTAGCGAACCAAACAGCAAATGCCACGCAGGAAATTGAAGCTCAGGTGCAGGCGATGCAGTCGGCAACGAATGAAACCGTTGATGCCGTAAACACAATCGGGAACACGATCAATCAGGTTAGCGAAATATCCTCTATGATCGCGGCTGCGGTTGTGGAACAGGAAGCTTCAACTGGTGAAATTGGCAGAAGTGTTCAAAACGCGAGCGAGGGCACATCAAACCTCGGTCAAAGTATTGGACAGGTTCAGCAAATGGCTGACCGCACCAAGGGCGCAGCCGAGGTTGTTGGCCGGTCATCAGACAGCCTGACAGAGCAAACCAGTTTCTTGGAAGAGTCGGTATATCGTTTCCTTGGCCGGATGCGGGGCGAAGCATAATAGCGTGCTTGAAAGCTCAATGGAAAAGCCTGCTTTTAGCAGGCTTTTTTGTGGCTAGCGTACTAAGAACCCATTCAGGTATCGATGATCATTCCTTGGGAAGCGGGATAAAAATTTCCCTGCCATTTACGTTTTCGCCGCGCATGAAATCCTGAATAGTTTTTGTAACTTCGGGCGACAGCATAAAGAGATTATGGCCGCCATTTATAACTGTGACAGCTTGCTTGTTCGATAGGCCGCTTGTGGCCTCAACAGCACTTTTGGGGAACGTTCTACCGTCAAGCGTGCCCGTAAAGACAAGTGCGGGAACATTCGATTGCGGAGCACGGCGGAATTCGTCTCCAAGGTCAAGCGCTGTATCTATACCTTCCAGCATCAAGGTATCATTGAGGTTAAGTCCAACAATTGCTGTTTCGGCTTGTTCCAGAATCAGGGCCCTGCGTTTGCTTGAGGTTCCTGAAGCGACATCCATCAAGCTTGACATCGGGCTGAATGAAATATGGTTGTCGCTGTTTCTGATAAAACGGCTAAGCAAGTTCAGCATGGGGGCTGTGTCCCCACTATCCAGGGCTTCAATAATACCGAGCATCCACATCATTCTGACCGGGTCAGCAGCCATTCCCGCAATAAATTGCTGCAAGTCGCGTTTTTGAAGGAGGAAAGGAAGGTTAGTGCCATCCTGCATTGGGATGTTGACTAAAATTGGCTTTTCTTCAGCTTTTTTCAGCACACGGCGAATTAAACCGGTAACGTCTGGATATTTGCTTTTATAATGATCATCAGCATTAATCGCCGATTGTAACCGATCAAAATACAGGTCACTGCGTGCCGGTAATTTGATCGTTTGCTCCAAGCCTTCGGTCGCGGTAAAGACCACACGGTTTATGTGCGCGCTCATTTGTTTTAGCGCCGCGAGCGTTAGATGTGAACCATAGGAAATTCCCCAAAGATTAACCTTCTCACTGCCCATGTGCAGGCGAAGGTCGTTCAGGTCTGCTGCGCTTTCAACCGTGTTATATCCATAGATATCAATATAATTGTTTTTCCAGAATGCGAGACATTCCTTGAAAGCCCGCTGGTGCAATTGATTATATTCCTGATCCGAAACAATTTTTGATGTGCCAAGCTTTATCGAAGATTTGCATTCCGGTAAATCGTTCGACAGACCAGTTCCTCTTTGATCAAGGGCGATAACATCACCGAATTCGCGCATCGTCATAAAGAGCGAAAAACGACGATATTTTGCCGTTGAAATACCGGAACCACCCGGGCCTCCGGCCAAATAAATGGTTGGAACATTATATGTATCGCTGGTTGCGGGAAACCGAACATATTTAAGGGTGATAGAGCGTGAATTTGGCGCATTTCGATTTTCAGGAACGTTTATATATCCTTCAAAGGCATCTACCTTTTCACCGGACTGGGCTTCGAAAACTATTGGCTTTTCATTTGAATAAGCACCGGCATTTGGCGTGTGCTCTGTTGCCGGCAGATTGCTTGTAAATAAAGAGCAGGTGGCTACCGCCATGATTATTGTCGATTTGATTTTCATTTTATTTCCTCGCGTTGTGAGTGCTGAAATAAATATATGAAATATATGCGGTATTTTTATCTGTATCCTTTGAACGGTAGCGTATTTCTAGTGAACGGTTCTTTACGGTATGTGCCTGCTGGCCTATGGTCAGGTATGTTTATTTTTAAAATCCAATACCTTTTAATTTTGATGCTGTCTTTGATGTGCACACATCAACTTCGTGCTGAAGAGCCGCCTTTGTTCATGATTGCAGCGGATAGCGTGACCATTTGTTACGCGGGGGACCAGGGTGATCAGGATATGTTCCCTGATTTTTCTTCGCCGCAATGCGAGCGAAAAACCCTGGATACGGTTGACCCACAAAATAGACTTGTTTGGTTCAAGGGCACAATTGATATACCCAAATCAATTCTGGATGACGGAAGGCCAATTGCGCTTTATGTGTCTGGTAAAATGTCCAGCAGGATTTTTTTGAACGGGGAACTGGTGGCGAGCAATGGTTTGCCTGCTCGCTCAGCAGCGGGTGAAAAATTGGGCGTGATGGATTTTCAGCTATTCCCGCCAAAGCATCTTATTAAAGCGGGGGAAAATGAAGTTATTATTCAGGCGTCCTCGCATCATGGGTATCTCAATCTGTCGTCGCCAGTTCATTTGATTGCGATGAGGGTTGTTGGTGACTATGCCAATCTTTTGTTGCCGCGCTATATCCCTGCATTGATTACCTTGGGCCTTTTTCTGGTTGGCGCGTTTTACTATGGAACCGCGGCTGTTTTAGCGCCGCCAAAGCGTCTTGATTATGGGGTGTTTGTCGTTGTTTGCGGTTCTGCCGCATTCCAACTGCTTGCAGAGGCATCACGCGGCCTTTTCCAATATGAATATCCGCTCCATGACATCCGGTTGATTGCTATAACGGGCTTTTCTATGGCTTTCGGGTTGAGCGTAGCATTCTATATCTGTCGTACATTCGTGGGAAAACTTGGTTTGAGGATCGCTTTGATATTAGCTGTGGTCGATCTGATGTTGGTTTTTGCAGTGCCGGGGTTTGATTTCAAAGCGCTTCTGGGGATGACAATACCCTTGTTAGCAAGCCTGTTTTTAACCGGTTGGATGAGTTACCAGCGAAAACCTCGTGCTTTTCTACATTTTCTGGCGCTTTTGGTTTTCATCGGTATCCTGATTATCTTTCAAGGGCTGTTTCTGGATACATTTTTCTATCTTGTTGTTGCGGGCTTTCTCATGCTCTTGTTTGTCGAACAGGCAATTGCCTTCGCGCGCGAGCAGGAACAAAGGCGCAAGGAAGAAACGAGGGCAAACCGGCTTGCGCTCGCTTTATCCGAGGCTGCTGAGCGCGAACAATCAAGTATTTTGACAATCAAAAGCGCGGGGCGGGTGGAGAAAATATCCACGGATCAGATTGTCTGGTGTAAAGCCATTGATGGGTATTCTGAACTAATCCTGGAAGGCGGGAAAGTTCATTTGTATTCAGCAACCCTGAACGAATTGGAACATGCACTGCCACAAACCTTCCTTCGGGTTCATCGATCGCACATTGTTAACCTCACTCAAATTAAGTCGCTTGACCGTGACCCATCAGGAACGGGCACTTTGTTCGTTGCCGATCAGTTTCGTGTCCCTGTGAGCCGGCGTATCATGCCTGATGTTCGACGAGCGCTTGCATAATCAACTCAGTATTTTACCCATTTATGGGCTTTGGTTTTTGAAATACGCACGACTGCAATTGTTCGAAATTGGACGCTAAAGTGTTCGAAAATGGCCACTAAACAACGATGCTGAACCCTCCTATCACCTTAAGGTGCTGAAATATAAAGATGTTATTCGTGGTACACTTATTGCTTGTTTTTAAGTGTCGTTCATAGTGTGAAGTGGGGATTGGGGAATGTTCAAAAGCTATATGAAAGCGTCATTGCATCTTTGGCGCAAAAGCTGGCTTGGGGTTTCGATTGCCTTTCTGGGGCTGATATTTGCTTTTTCGATTGTTAGCGTTATCGCGGTTTATCTCTATGATAATATCCGATCGGACAGCTGGATACCGGATAATGATAAGATATACCGGGTAACCACAGACTCGCTCTTTAATGGTCAGCCTTTATTCAGCCTTTCATCTTTAAGTCATGGATTTGTCGCGAAGCAATTGCCGGATAGTTTTCAGGAAATTGAAACGACAACACAGCTTTATAATGTAGATGTCACTAGCAACTATAAAGATATCGCAGAAAGTGCGACCATCAGCTTTGTCCATCAGAACTTTTTTGAATTCTTTCCAGCCACGGTGATCGCGGGCAACTTGGAGGCCGCATTAAATGCGCCGCACGGTCTGATTTTAACGCGCTCACACGCAACCGCGATCTATGGAAGCGATTTATCAGCAGTTATAGGAACGGTTGTTCCCATGAGTTGGCGAAATTCCGCAGGTGAAGAGGGTACGCGAGAGAAAAAAATTGATTTTGCCATTCGTGCGATCATTGATGATCTGCCGGAAAATACCCATTTAGCATACAAGCAGTTAGCAGTTTTTAATGAAGGGGATACACCCGACTTTAATCTTGCATGGCCGCAAGTCTATACCTATTTCAAGGTACGCGGTGATGTGCATGAAACTGGTCTAAAGTTGTTGAAGGATGATTTTCAGAATCGTCTGGAGGATTTGATACCGCCCAGTGCAACGCTTCAATCCACTTTGTCGTTTGAGCCGATTTTGGGGGCTCAGTTTTTTAGTGAAACCAGCAATGGACTGAAAACGGGTGTGAGTGAGCGCTATACTGCCGGTTTGATCACAATTTCCCTGTTGTTACTTGCTACCGCCGCCCTGAATTTTGTTAATATCTTCACAGCGCTAAATAGCCTCCGCGGACGGGAAGTTGCGATCCGGCGCATTTTGGGTGGGCGCAGTCAAATGTTGATCGGACTTGCCATGTTTGAAGGGGCATTTGTCGCAGTCATTGCCGCATTTTTAGGGTATTTGGCTGCCTATGATGTGACTGTTATCTTTGCTGATATACTTGCCGCAGAAATTGATGTGTTCGCCTTCGAGCATGCTGGGGTTTTTTCGGGGTTAATGATTACAGCAGCGGGTATTGGTTGCCTAACCGCCTTGTTGCCTGCCATAAAATTTATGGGCGTTAAACCAGAAAGTCTGATGCGTGACAATCAGGGGGCTGTTGCTGGTGGCCGCGGGCGGATGCGGCAGGTTTTTGTTGGCCTTCAGGCCTTTGTCATGACCATCACCATTCTTGCGGCCCTACAGATTTGGTTTCAGGTTGATCATCTGATTAATTTTGATCGTGGTTTTAAAACCGATAATCTGTTGAAGATTGAAGCCGCTGGTAAAGAAAATACAGCGGCATTTCGCGGCGGATTTATGGAGGCGGTCAAACAAACACCCGGCGTTAAGGGGGTGACGGTTGCTCGTTCAGTTCCCTTTGATTTCAGTACGTATTTTGTGCCATTTGCACATATTGAGACAGGGGATTTAAAAAATATGCCAACTTCCAGCGTCGGGGTTGATTATTTTGATCTCTTGGGGGTTAAGCTGATCGCGAAGCTTGAAGAAGACTGGAGTGTTATCGAAAACCCGATTGTCCTTAATGAACATACAGCGAAGAAATTGGGGTTTGCGGATGGTTTGAGTGCGCTAGGCCAGTCTATCTTCCGAAGAATTGATTACGACGATGGTCGTGTAAAGGATGCTGAATACCGGATTGTAGGCATAGCCCCGCATATCGGTGAAGGGTTTGCTGGTTTCATGCGGCAGCGTATCTATGAACTGTCAGTGTCCGAGTCTTTTGATAACGCGGGGTTATTGGTTCAAGTTGAGGAAACAACCTCGGGAACGCCTTTGCCGGAAATAGAAAAAATCTGGCGTGATATGTTCCCTGATCATGCCTTTGAAGTGTCCTGGTTACAGGATAATTTGCGCGAAACCTTCGCATCAGATAGATCGCTTGCAGAAACGATATCAGCGATTGCTATGATTGCCTTTGTTCTTGCAAGTAGTGGATTATACGGGATGGCGAGCCATTGGCTCTCGACCCGCAGGCGCGAACTGGCCCTGCGCCGTGTTATGGGTGCCAGCAAGGGCGAAACCAGCAAGCATGCCCTCTATAATATGATAATCCCTGTTTTGATTGGTGCGCTCCTTGGAATGCCAACATTATGGTATTTAAGCAGCCTGTGGTTAGAAGGCTATCAATCGAGGGCGCCCTTGTCGCCAGTGATATATGGGGCAGTGCTCGTTGCCATATTGGCCTATGCGGTGGTTAGCCTTCTTGGTCATATATATGCAGCGCTGAATGAACATCCGGCCAAGGTTTTGTATCATGAATAGTGGTGTTCAAAACTACCGTTGCCTGATTGTTCGGAAATGAACGCATAGTGTTCGAAAATGGACGATTTTAGTGTCGCTTGGCCACTGCATGAACGATAACCTATTGTAATAAAATGATTTTATTTCTGGCATGGTGCTTGCTGATATTTGGGCACAATAAAAAATAAATACACGACAGCGAGGATAGGGCAGGTATGTTCAAGCATTATGCAGTAATTTTCTTCCGGCACTTCTGGAAAAATAAAGTCAGCATGGTACTGAGTTTTATCGGCCTTACTCTTGCATTTTCTTTTGCCTATGTGGTCGGGGTTACCTCCAAAGACACAATGACCTCTGATCATTGGCTTTCAACCTCCGAGCGTCTTTACAGAATTAACTTGTCAGATTTTGGTGGCACCTGGAGCGATACAACCTATGGCCCGTTTGTGCCGATTATCAATGAAAATTTTGAGGAAGTCGAAACAGCAGTCCGCCTTGTGGGAGCACGCATAAAGGGCTCTGCTGGCGAACAGAAGAAACAGTTTGGACTGCGTAGTTTTTTGGTTGATCCGGGGTTCGCGCGTGCATTTCCCTTGCCTGTGATCGCAGGTGATATTGCAGAAACGCTCTCAAAGCCAAGAGGTGTAGTTATATCGAAAACAAACGCGGAGCGTTTTTTCGGGCCGGAAGATCCCATTGGGAAAACAATTTCGATCGACCTCTTTGGCAAGATTTATGATTATGAAGTGGGTGCAGTTCTTGATGAAATACCGGCGGCTTCGCATCTGGATTTTAGTATGATAATGCCCCTTATCCCCGCTGATATCCGGGATGAACGCCTAATGGCAGAACTTACAGGTTATGGCAGCAGTGGCAGGATCATCAGCTATGTCCTTTTGAAGGAGGGTGTGAACGGTGATAGTTTCGCCAAGGACTTCTGGCGAAATATGCGCCCGCTTTTGCCGCTAGAGCGTATGGCAGACCATGACAGCCTTTCGATTGAAAATATTCGCGGGCTTCAATTTTGGTCGCAGACCCCGAACGGTTCTATTAAAGCACCGGTTGATCGAAATGCGTTGCTTGGTGTTATGTTCACGGCGTTTCTGGTGCTTGTTGCTGCGGTCAGTAATCATATGAATCTGACGATTGCTGCAACCCTACGGCGGGGGCGCGAAGTTGCAATTCGCCGCGTCCTTGGTGCTAGCAAGAAACAAGTGATTATTCAGTTGTTTGTTGAAACCTTGCTACTAACAGGATTTGCCGCATGGGTGGCGCTTGATATCGCCCCGTTTATTGCGGACTATGTTGGTGGGTATGTAGGGCAGGACCTGGCGGTACGCGGTGATGGCCGTGTACTCGAGCTTGTTGGTTTGGTCGTGGTTGCTGTTATAGCGGCCCTTTTGGTTGCCCTGTACCCAACGTTTTGGATAGCGCGTACCCATGCCCGGGATATGCTGGTGGGCGCACAGGGGTCTGTAACCGGTGGCGGTGGACGGATGCGTACGGTTCTGGTTGGCCTTCAGGTTGCGCTTGGCATGGGGCTTGTATTTTCGACAATTATGATTGACGCACAGGTCCGCCATGTGATCACTATGGATA encodes:
- the hisN gene encoding histidinol-phosphatase, producing MPSDKIDLPEQKTIDELRDFVERLSDAAASVTLKYFRQKISIDDKVKNGVFDPVTEGDRGAEAAIRALIDTHYPDHAIIGEEYGIKDGDSDFTWVLDPIDGTRAFISGLPTWGTLIALLYKGEPIIGVIDQPYLKERYVGMPGSATLNGDKLETRQCPTLADATISTTDPDLFKGTEREAFNRVLNGSKLVRYGLDCYAYAIVASGHMDLVIENGLESYDMMALIPVIRGAGGAVTNWQSDRPGASGHLLAVGDSALIPEVEALLK
- a CDS encoding FAD-binding oxidoreductase, whose translation is MIETDFLIIGGGIAGAGLAYFLAGHGSTMIIEMEDQPGYHTTGRSAAFLAETYGGPKIQPLTTGSKPFFTAPPEGFIEAPLLTALGAVHIFTEEQRERAEKMAAELQQALPGVKLLTKSEVVARAPYLSHYDFVGGIDDPDCGSLDVAALHQGYLRGAKHVGATIMVNAGLEGAVFENGRWRVKIRHGEVFAKTLINASGAWADEVAVRAGVKPIGMQPLQRTIVTVENPEGLPFDPTSSMIIDADERFYFKPEGTGYILSPADEKPVQPSDAQPDIEDVALAVHYFEEATGVRVKSIEAKWAGLRTFAPDRAPVIGYDANTPGFFWNVGQGGYGIQTSPAWSRVAASLVLNKGMPDDLVQLGCNAENYSPARFS
- a CDS encoding GlsB/YeaQ/YmgE family stress response membrane protein, with translation MIAAIIIGAIAGFLAGKILFGEGFGIIGNIIIGIVGGFIGRFLFGLIGLGINGTIADIISATIGAIILMFVLGKVKEKKG
- a CDS encoding YqaE/Pmp3 family membrane protein, with amino-acid sequence MRLLLALLIPPLVFFTIYRPFQGIFCAILWMTIIGWPIAALWAVYSLSQYRNEELRRDLRWR
- a CDS encoding methyl-accepting chemotaxis protein, which produces MILFLRNFKVSQRVWALTVLAIAGVIIASFFHNLIITGVIITMMVLFAYFITESVMKPLRRLQGELSIIAEGNFSKAVSDLDHADGIAAMARSVENLRTNAEKNASLQQEAEDARLAQLTQEKEIREQKLAEEEAQRQMDKQRAEDAALERQNFQNELANSFEGEISGVIQTLSGAVAELQMASETMSDAVEQTGLEVVSAASATDQTGSNMIAVTEATEGLTGAIGEIRTQVEQANSITTNALTTANDAKDRVNSLENASNRIAEVVHLINDIAEQTNLLALNATIEAARAGEAGKGFAVVASEVKSLANQTANATQEIEAQVQAMQSATNETVDAVNTIGNTINQVSEISSMIAAAVVEQEASTGEIGRSVQNASEGTSNLGQSIGQVQQMADRTKGAAEVVGRSSDSLTEQTSFLEESVYRFLGRMRGEA
- a CDS encoding alpha/beta fold hydrolase; translated protein: MKIKSTIIMAVATCSLFTSNLPATEHTPNAGAYSNEKPIVFEAQSGEKVDAFEGYINVPENRNAPNSRSITLKYVRFPATSDTYNVPTIYLAGGPGGSGISTAKYRRFSLFMTMREFGDVIALDQRGTGLSNDLPECKSSIKLGTSKIVSDQEYNQLHQRAFKECLAFWKNNYIDIYGYNTVESAADLNDLRLHMGSEKVNLWGISYGSHLTLAALKQMSAHINRVVFTATEGLEQTIKLPARSDLYFDRLQSAINADDHYKSKYPDVTGLIRRVLKKAEEKPILVNIPMQDGTNLPFLLQKRDLQQFIAGMAADPVRMMWMLGIIEALDSGDTAPMLNLLSRFIRNSDNHISFSPMSSLMDVASGTSSKRRALILEQAETAIVGLNLNDTLMLEGIDTALDLGDEFRRAPQSNVPALVFTGTLDGRTFPKSAVEATSGLSNKQAVTVINGGHNLFMLSPEVTKTIQDFMRGENVNGREIFIPLPKE
- a CDS encoding LytTR family DNA-binding domain-containing protein; protein product: MCTHQLRAEEPPLFMIAADSVTICYAGDQGDQDMFPDFSSPQCERKTLDTVDPQNRLVWFKGTIDIPKSILDDGRPIALYVSGKMSSRIFLNGELVASNGLPARSAAGEKLGVMDFQLFPPKHLIKAGENEVIIQASSHHGYLNLSSPVHLIAMRVVGDYANLLLPRYIPALITLGLFLVGAFYYGTAAVLAPPKRLDYGVFVVVCGSAAFQLLAEASRGLFQYEYPLHDIRLIAITGFSMAFGLSVAFYICRTFVGKLGLRIALILAVVDLMLVFAVPGFDFKALLGMTIPLLASLFLTGWMSYQRKPRAFLHFLALLVFIGILIIFQGLFLDTFFYLVVAGFLMLLFVEQAIAFAREQEQRRKEETRANRLALALSEAAEREQSSILTIKSAGRVEKISTDQIVWCKAIDGYSELILEGGKVHLYSATLNELEHALPQTFLRVHRSHIVNLTQIKSLDRDPSGTGTLFVADQFRVPVSRRIMPDVRRALA
- a CDS encoding FtsX-like permease family protein; its protein translation is MFKSYMKASLHLWRKSWLGVSIAFLGLIFAFSIVSVIAVYLYDNIRSDSWIPDNDKIYRVTTDSLFNGQPLFSLSSLSHGFVAKQLPDSFQEIETTTQLYNVDVTSNYKDIAESATISFVHQNFFEFFPATVIAGNLEAALNAPHGLILTRSHATAIYGSDLSAVIGTVVPMSWRNSAGEEGTREKKIDFAIRAIIDDLPENTHLAYKQLAVFNEGDTPDFNLAWPQVYTYFKVRGDVHETGLKLLKDDFQNRLEDLIPPSATLQSTLSFEPILGAQFFSETSNGLKTGVSERYTAGLITISLLLLATAALNFVNIFTALNSLRGREVAIRRILGGRSQMLIGLAMFEGAFVAVIAAFLGYLAAYDVTVIFADILAAEIDVFAFEHAGVFSGLMITAAGIGCLTALLPAIKFMGVKPESLMRDNQGAVAGGRGRMRQVFVGLQAFVMTITILAALQIWFQVDHLINFDRGFKTDNLLKIEAAGKENTAAFRGGFMEAVKQTPGVKGVTVARSVPFDFSTYFVPFAHIETGDLKNMPTSSVGVDYFDLLGVKLIAKLEEDWSVIENPIVLNEHTAKKLGFADGLSALGQSIFRRIDYDDGRVKDAEYRIVGIAPHIGEGFAGFMRQRIYELSVSESFDNAGLLVQVEETTSGTPLPEIEKIWRDMFPDHAFEVSWLQDNLRETFASDRSLAETISAIAMIAFVLASSGLYGMASHWLSTRRRELALRRVMGASKGETSKHALYNMIIPVLIGALLGMPTLWYLSSLWLEGYQSRAPLSPVIYGAVLVAILAYAVVSLLGHIYAALNEHPAKVLYHE